In one Ochotona princeps isolate mOchPri1 chromosome 16, mOchPri1.hap1, whole genome shotgun sequence genomic region, the following are encoded:
- the ADAT1 gene encoding tRNA-specific adenosine deaminase 1 isoform X2, which produces MWTADEIAQLCYEHYGARLPKQGKPEPDREWTLLAAIVKIQRPPEKPGPVTKEVVSMGTGTKCIGQSKMRRSGDILNDSHAEIIARRGFQRYLLHQLHLAATMKERSIFVPGTQKGCWKLRPDLFFVFFSSHTPCGDASIIPMLEFEEQPCCPVGRSWTDSYSGEASVHLEAPENKRMCNSSVSPATKKMRLEPRTPVQEVANGVAHHGKPIPPRAWSCDDAVERPTAVTRTDLRGAKVVDVYRTGAKCVPGEAEDPRRPGAAYHQVGLLRVKPGRGDRTCSMSCSDKMARWNVLGCQGALLMHFLEEPIYLSAVVIGKCPYSQEAMERALVGRCQNVSTLPKGFAVQQPNIQQSDLQFEQSRCAVQARKGDSPGRIVPCGAAISWSAVPEQPLDVTANGFPQGTTKKKIGSLQARSRISKVELFRSFQNLLSSMAEDKWPDSLRELDWKWSSWNSN; this is translated from the exons ATGTGGACGGCAGATGAGATTGCTCAGCTGTGCTATGAGCACTACGGGGCCAGGCTGCCCAAGCAGGGGAAACCTGAGCCAGATCGCGAGTGGACGTTATTGGCAGCCATCGTGAAGATACAGCGTCCACCCGAGAAGCCAGGGCCAG tGACAAAGGAAGTTGTCTCGATGGGAACAGGAACAAAGTGCATAGGCCAGTCCAAAATGAGGAGGAGCG GAGACATACTCAACGATAGCCATGCAGAAATCATAGCCAGAAGAGGTTTCCAGAG GTACCTTCTCCATCAGCTCCACTTGGCAGCCACAATGAAAGAGAGGAGTATCTTTGTCCCAGGAACTCAAAAAGGATGCTGGAAGCTCAGGCCAGAcctcttttttgtgtttttctccagCCACACACCGT GTGGGGATGCCTCCATCATTCCAATGCTTGAGTTTGAAGAACAGCCCTGTTGTCCTGTCGGCAGGAGTTGGACTGATAGCTACTCAGGTGAAGCCAGTGTTCACCTGGAAGCTCCTGAAAATAAAAGGATGTGTAACAGCTCTGTCAGCCCTGCAACCAAAAAGATGAGGCTTGAGCCTAGAACTCCCGTCCAGGAAGTAGCCAATGGAGTAGCTCACCATGGGAAGCCCATCCCACCACGAGCCTGGAGCTGTGATGACGCTGTGGAGAGACCGACTGCAGTCACCAGAACAGACCTCCGTGGTGCCAAAGTGGTGGACGTTTACAGAACAGGAGCCAAGTGTGTGCCTGGAGAAGCCGAGGACCCGAGGAGGCCTGGTGCTGCCTACCACCAAGTGGGGCTGCTCCGAGTGAAGCCGGGCCGCGGGGACAGGACTTGTTCCATGTCTTGCAGTGACAAGATGGCCCGATGGAATGTCCTTGGGTGCCAAGGTGCCCTGTTGATGCATTTCCTGGAAGAGCCCATCTACctgtcagctgtggtcattggGAAATGCCCGTACAGCCAGGAAGCCATGGAGAGAGCGCTGGTGGGGAG GTGTCAGAATGTTTCAACTCTACCCAAAGGCTTTGCAGTTCAACAGCCAAACATACAACAGTCAGATTTGCAGTTTGAACAGAGCCGCTGTGCAGTACAGGCAAGAAAGGGTGACAGTCCAGGCCGAATTGTTCCCTGTGGGGCAG CCATCAGCTGGAGCGCAGTTCCTGAACAGCCATTAGATGTTACTGCCAATGGCTTTCCCCAGGGAACTACAAAGAAGAAAATTGGAAGCCTTCAAGCCAG ATCCCGAATCAGCAAAGTGGAACTCTTCAGATCATTCCAAAACCTACTCAGCAGCATGGCGGAGGACAAGTGGCCAGACTCCCTCAG ggagctagattggaagtggagcagctggaattcaaactga
- the ADAT1 gene encoding tRNA-specific adenosine deaminase 1 isoform X3, translated as MLEFEEQPCCPVGRSWTDSYSGEASVHLEAPENKRMCNSSVSPATKKMRLEPRTPVQEVANGVAHHGKPIPPRAWSCDDAVERPTAVTRTDLRGAKVVDVYRTGAKCVPGEAEDPRRPGAAYHQVGLLRVKPGRGDRTCSMSCSDKMARWNVLGCQGALLMHFLEEPIYLSAVVIGKCPYSQEAMERALVGRCQNVSTLPKGFAVQQPNIQQSDLQFEQSRCAVQARKGDSPGRIVPCGAAISWSAVPEQPLDVTANGFPQGTTKKKIGSLQARSRISKVELFRSFQNLLSSMAEDKWPDSLRGQKLETYQEHKQAAATYQEAWSTLRKQAFGSWIRNPPDYHQFK; from the exons ATGCTTGAGTTTGAAGAACAGCCCTGTTGTCCTGTCGGCAGGAGTTGGACTGATAGCTACTCAGGTGAAGCCAGTGTTCACCTGGAAGCTCCTGAAAATAAAAGGATGTGTAACAGCTCTGTCAGCCCTGCAACCAAAAAGATGAGGCTTGAGCCTAGAACTCCCGTCCAGGAAGTAGCCAATGGAGTAGCTCACCATGGGAAGCCCATCCCACCACGAGCCTGGAGCTGTGATGACGCTGTGGAGAGACCGACTGCAGTCACCAGAACAGACCTCCGTGGTGCCAAAGTGGTGGACGTTTACAGAACAGGAGCCAAGTGTGTGCCTGGAGAAGCCGAGGACCCGAGGAGGCCTGGTGCTGCCTACCACCAAGTGGGGCTGCTCCGAGTGAAGCCGGGCCGCGGGGACAGGACTTGTTCCATGTCTTGCAGTGACAAGATGGCCCGATGGAATGTCCTTGGGTGCCAAGGTGCCCTGTTGATGCATTTCCTGGAAGAGCCCATCTACctgtcagctgtggtcattggGAAATGCCCGTACAGCCAGGAAGCCATGGAGAGAGCGCTGGTGGGGAG GTGTCAGAATGTTTCAACTCTACCCAAAGGCTTTGCAGTTCAACAGCCAAACATACAACAGTCAGATTTGCAGTTTGAACAGAGCCGCTGTGCAGTACAGGCAAGAAAGGGTGACAGTCCAGGCCGAATTGTTCCCTGTGGGGCAG CCATCAGCTGGAGCGCAGTTCCTGAACAGCCATTAGATGTTACTGCCAATGGCTTTCCCCAGGGAACTACAAAGAAGAAAATTGGAAGCCTTCAAGCCAG ATCCCGAATCAGCAAAGTGGAACTCTTCAGATCATTCCAAAACCTACTCAGCAGCATGGCGGAGGACAAGTGGCCAGACTCCCTCAG GGGGCAGAAGCTGGAGACCTACCAGGAGCACAAGCAGGCAGCAGCCACTTACCAGGAAGCCTGGAGCACACTCCGAAAGCAGGCCTTTGGATCCTGGATCAGAAACCCACCGGACTATCACCAGTTTAAATGA
- the ADAT1 gene encoding tRNA-specific adenosine deaminase 1 isoform X1 has translation MWTADEIAQLCYEHYGARLPKQGKPEPDREWTLLAAIVKIQRPPEKPGPVTKEVVSMGTGTKCIGQSKMRRSGDILNDSHAEIIARRGFQRYLLHQLHLAATMKERSIFVPGTQKGCWKLRPDLFFVFFSSHTPCGDASIIPMLEFEEQPCCPVGRSWTDSYSGEASVHLEAPENKRMCNSSVSPATKKMRLEPRTPVQEVANGVAHHGKPIPPRAWSCDDAVERPTAVTRTDLRGAKVVDVYRTGAKCVPGEAEDPRRPGAAYHQVGLLRVKPGRGDRTCSMSCSDKMARWNVLGCQGALLMHFLEEPIYLSAVVIGKCPYSQEAMERALVGRCQNVSTLPKGFAVQQPNIQQSDLQFEQSRCAVQARKGDSPGRIVPCGAAISWSAVPEQPLDVTANGFPQGTTKKKIGSLQARSRISKVELFRSFQNLLSSMAEDKWPDSLRGQKLETYQEHKQAAATYQEAWSTLRKQAFGSWIRNPPDYHQFK, from the exons ATGTGGACGGCAGATGAGATTGCTCAGCTGTGCTATGAGCACTACGGGGCCAGGCTGCCCAAGCAGGGGAAACCTGAGCCAGATCGCGAGTGGACGTTATTGGCAGCCATCGTGAAGATACAGCGTCCACCCGAGAAGCCAGGGCCAG tGACAAAGGAAGTTGTCTCGATGGGAACAGGAACAAAGTGCATAGGCCAGTCCAAAATGAGGAGGAGCG GAGACATACTCAACGATAGCCATGCAGAAATCATAGCCAGAAGAGGTTTCCAGAG GTACCTTCTCCATCAGCTCCACTTGGCAGCCACAATGAAAGAGAGGAGTATCTTTGTCCCAGGAACTCAAAAAGGATGCTGGAAGCTCAGGCCAGAcctcttttttgtgtttttctccagCCACACACCGT GTGGGGATGCCTCCATCATTCCAATGCTTGAGTTTGAAGAACAGCCCTGTTGTCCTGTCGGCAGGAGTTGGACTGATAGCTACTCAGGTGAAGCCAGTGTTCACCTGGAAGCTCCTGAAAATAAAAGGATGTGTAACAGCTCTGTCAGCCCTGCAACCAAAAAGATGAGGCTTGAGCCTAGAACTCCCGTCCAGGAAGTAGCCAATGGAGTAGCTCACCATGGGAAGCCCATCCCACCACGAGCCTGGAGCTGTGATGACGCTGTGGAGAGACCGACTGCAGTCACCAGAACAGACCTCCGTGGTGCCAAAGTGGTGGACGTTTACAGAACAGGAGCCAAGTGTGTGCCTGGAGAAGCCGAGGACCCGAGGAGGCCTGGTGCTGCCTACCACCAAGTGGGGCTGCTCCGAGTGAAGCCGGGCCGCGGGGACAGGACTTGTTCCATGTCTTGCAGTGACAAGATGGCCCGATGGAATGTCCTTGGGTGCCAAGGTGCCCTGTTGATGCATTTCCTGGAAGAGCCCATCTACctgtcagctgtggtcattggGAAATGCCCGTACAGCCAGGAAGCCATGGAGAGAGCGCTGGTGGGGAG GTGTCAGAATGTTTCAACTCTACCCAAAGGCTTTGCAGTTCAACAGCCAAACATACAACAGTCAGATTTGCAGTTTGAACAGAGCCGCTGTGCAGTACAGGCAAGAAAGGGTGACAGTCCAGGCCGAATTGTTCCCTGTGGGGCAG CCATCAGCTGGAGCGCAGTTCCTGAACAGCCATTAGATGTTACTGCCAATGGCTTTCCCCAGGGAACTACAAAGAAGAAAATTGGAAGCCTTCAAGCCAG ATCCCGAATCAGCAAAGTGGAACTCTTCAGATCATTCCAAAACCTACTCAGCAGCATGGCGGAGGACAAGTGGCCAGACTCCCTCAG GGGGCAGAAGCTGGAGACCTACCAGGAGCACAAGCAGGCAGCAGCCACTTACCAGGAAGCCTGGAGCACACTCCGAAAGCAGGCCTTTGGATCCTGGATCAGAAACCCACCGGACTATCACCAGTTTAAATGA